A single window of Ferrimonas balearica DSM 9799 DNA harbors:
- a CDS encoding ExeA family protein — protein sequence MYKGFYGFTQSPFSIAPNPAFLFLSDRHREALAHLTYGLGENGGFVLLTGEVGTGKTTVSRSLLAQLPDDTDLAFILNPALTEAELLATLCDELKIAYPESPTLKQLTDCISAFLMANHEKGRRTVMVIDEAQHLKPEVLEQLRLLTNLETDTRKLLQVILIGQPELQALLKRQELRQLAQRITARYHLLPLVPDEVASYVAHRLHVAGRSQPLFKSSAIKALHRYSGGVPRLINLLAERALMGGFGAQKPMIDGDDVANAAVEVLDAKPKGRPWLAVASVSVLTAALGFGLVRALTPVAEAQVAAPVAVTPELDLSQWIPTQGRELIAFQALFHHWGEPVPAEMPCRFAEQQGLACEAARGDLQQLLALDRPAVVNLADDNNRVFYAALLEQDGDQYRMALGEQQFWASADWLNQHYRGRYTVLWAPPSGLPGLIGPDSASAQVQWLENRLAQVQQRPARLLSGFDRQLEADLRGFQRQQGLDIDGLAGRQTLERLSLLAAVDGPRLKEGN from the coding sequence ATGTATAAAGGGTTTTATGGGTTCACGCAGAGCCCCTTCTCCATCGCACCCAACCCTGCGTTCCTGTTTCTGAGTGACCGCCACCGCGAAGCGTTGGCCCACCTGACCTATGGACTGGGTGAAAACGGCGGTTTTGTGCTGCTGACCGGCGAGGTTGGCACCGGCAAAACCACCGTCTCCCGCAGCTTGCTGGCGCAACTGCCGGACGACACCGATCTGGCCTTTATTCTCAACCCGGCGCTGACCGAGGCGGAGCTGCTCGCCACCCTCTGTGACGAGCTGAAGATTGCCTATCCCGAGTCACCGACGCTGAAGCAACTGACCGACTGCATCAGTGCCTTCCTGATGGCCAACCACGAAAAAGGCCGTCGCACCGTGATGGTGATTGACGAGGCCCAGCACCTGAAACCGGAAGTGCTGGAGCAGCTGCGCTTGCTGACCAATCTGGAAACCGACACCCGCAAGCTTTTGCAGGTGATCCTGATTGGCCAGCCGGAGCTGCAGGCGCTGCTGAAACGGCAGGAACTGCGCCAGCTGGCCCAGCGCATTACCGCCCGTTACCACCTGCTGCCGCTGGTGCCCGATGAGGTCGCCTCGTACGTGGCCCACCGTCTGCACGTGGCCGGGCGCAGTCAGCCGCTGTTTAAGTCCTCCGCCATCAAGGCGCTGCATCGCTACAGCGGTGGAGTCCCCCGCTTGATTAACCTGCTGGCGGAGCGGGCTCTGATGGGGGGCTTCGGCGCCCAGAAACCGATGATTGATGGCGACGATGTGGCCAACGCGGCGGTGGAGGTGCTGGACGCCAAGCCCAAGGGGCGCCCCTGGCTGGCGGTGGCCTCGGTGTCGGTGCTGACCGCGGCATTGGGTTTTGGCCTGGTACGTGCGCTGACGCCGGTGGCGGAAGCCCAGGTGGCCGCCCCGGTGGCGGTGACCCCCGAACTGGACCTGAGCCAATGGATCCCGACCCAGGGGCGCGAGCTGATCGCCTTCCAGGCCCTGTTTCACCATTGGGGTGAACCGGTCCCGGCGGAGATGCCCTGTCGCTTTGCCGAACAACAAGGGCTGGCCTGCGAAGCCGCCCGGGGTGACCTGCAACAGCTTCTGGCGCTGGACCGCCCGGCGGTGGTGAACCTGGCGGACGACAACAACCGGGTGTTTTACGCCGCCCTGCTGGAGCAGGACGGTGACCAGTACCGAATGGCGCTGGGCGAACAGCAGTTCTGGGCTTCCGCCGACTGGCTGAACCAGCACTACCGGGGGCGTTACACCGTACTGTGGGCACCGCCTTCCGGCCTGCCGGGGCTGATTGGCCCGGACAGCGCCAGTGCCCAGGTGCAGTGGCTGGAGAACCGGCTGGCTCAGGTGCAGCAGCGCCCGGCCCGGTTGCTCAGTGGCTTCGACCGTCAACTGGAAGCGGACCTGCGTGGGTTCCAGCGTCAGCAGGGGCTGGACATTGATGGCCTGGCCGGACGCCAGACCCTGGAACGTTTAAGC
- the tsaD gene encoding tRNA (adenosine(37)-N6)-threonylcarbamoyltransferase complex transferase subunit TsaD — protein MRVLGIETSCDETGIAIYDDEQGLLSHALYSQVKLHADYGGVVPELASRDHVRKLVPLVRQALADANIEPSSLDGVAYTAGPGLIGALLVGACAGRSLAYAWGIPAVAVHHMEGHLLAPMLEETPPEFPFVALLVSGGHTLLVQVDGIGQYQVLGESTDDAAGEAFDKTAKLMGLDYPGGPLLAKLAAQGTPGRFKFPRPMTDRPGLDFSFSGLKTFAANTIAAHGEEALPDIARAFEDAVVDTLAIKCRRALEQTGLKRLVVAGGVSANVHLRAQLAELMESRGGEVFYPRPEFCTDNGAMIAYAGLQRLKAGETQPLVVKGQPRWPLDSLSAPGAA, from the coding sequence ATGCGGGTATTGGGGATAGAAACCTCCTGTGATGAGACAGGGATCGCCATCTACGATGATGAGCAGGGTTTGCTCTCTCACGCGTTGTACAGTCAGGTGAAATTGCACGCTGATTACGGTGGTGTGGTGCCTGAGCTGGCGTCCCGTGACCACGTTCGCAAACTGGTGCCTTTGGTGCGCCAGGCCCTGGCGGACGCCAATATTGAACCGTCCAGCCTGGACGGTGTGGCGTACACGGCGGGCCCGGGTTTGATTGGTGCGCTGTTGGTCGGCGCCTGCGCCGGTCGTTCACTGGCCTACGCCTGGGGCATCCCGGCGGTGGCGGTACACCATATGGAAGGGCATCTGCTGGCGCCGATGCTGGAAGAGACCCCGCCGGAGTTCCCCTTTGTGGCGCTGCTGGTGTCAGGCGGCCATACCCTGCTGGTGCAGGTGGACGGTATTGGCCAGTACCAGGTGCTGGGCGAATCCACTGACGATGCTGCCGGTGAGGCGTTTGATAAGACCGCCAAACTGATGGGGCTGGATTACCCCGGTGGTCCGCTGCTGGCTAAGCTGGCCGCACAGGGCACGCCCGGTCGCTTTAAGTTCCCACGGCCGATGACCGACCGTCCCGGCCTGGACTTCAGCTTCTCCGGCCTGAAAACCTTTGCCGCCAACACCATTGCGGCGCACGGTGAAGAGGCGCTGCCGGACATCGCCCGCGCGTTTGAAGATGCGGTGGTGGATACCCTGGCCATCAAGTGTCGTCGCGCACTGGAGCAGACCGGTCTGAAGCGGCTGGTGGTGGCTGGTGGTGTGAGTGCCAACGTGCACCTGCGGGCGCAACTGGCGGAGCTGATGGAGAGCCGGGGTGGTGAGGTGTTCTACCCGCGTCCGGAGTTCTGTACCGATAACGGCGCCATGATCGCCTACGCCGGTCTGCAGCGCCTGAAAGCCGGTGAAACCCAGCCTTTGGTGGTGAAGGGTCAGCCGCGTTGGCCGCTGGACAGCTTGTCTGCGCCGGGCGCCGCCTGA
- the plsY gene encoding glycerol-3-phosphate 1-O-acyltransferase PlsY has translation MAMLIGALTLFAYLLGSVSSAVLVCRIWGLPDPRQHGSHNPGATNVLRLGGKLPAVLVLLFDILKGTIPVWGGYFLGLDPLALALVGAAACLGHIYPLFFGFKGGKGVATAFGAMAPIGWDMTGALIVTWLGVALLTRYSSLGAIVTCLVAPVYTYLFKSQYTASVALVCVLILWRHRANILRLWRGTEPKLGQKKRPAE, from the coding sequence ATGGCGATGCTTATTGGGGCATTAACCCTGTTTGCCTACCTGCTGGGATCGGTTTCCAGCGCGGTATTGGTGTGCCGTATCTGGGGCTTACCGGACCCACGCCAGCATGGCTCCCACAACCCCGGCGCCACCAATGTACTTCGCCTTGGCGGCAAACTGCCGGCGGTACTGGTGCTGCTGTTCGACATCCTCAAAGGCACCATCCCGGTATGGGGCGGCTATTTTCTGGGCCTCGATCCACTGGCTCTGGCTCTGGTGGGTGCGGCCGCCTGCCTGGGCCACATCTACCCTCTGTTCTTTGGCTTTAAAGGTGGCAAGGGCGTGGCTACCGCCTTTGGCGCCATGGCCCCCATCGGCTGGGACATGACCGGTGCCCTGATTGTCACCTGGCTCGGTGTCGCCCTGCTGACCCGATACTCCTCCCTCGGCGCCATCGTCACCTGCCTGGTGGCGCCGGTGTACACCTACCTGTTCAAATCTCAGTACACCGCTTCGGTTGCCCTAGTGTGCGTGCTAATCCTGTGGCGCCACCGCGCCAACATCCTGCGCCTGTGGCGCGGCACCGAACCGAAACTGGGCCAAAAAAAACGCCCCGCCGAATAA
- the dnaG gene encoding DNA primase, translated as MAGRIPRDFIDQLLSRLDIVELIDGRVKLKKAGKNYHACCPFHNEKTPSFTVSQDKQFYHCFGCGAHGNAIDFVMEYDRLEFVDAIEELAGQLGIEVPRESSGTGRTGRGPSGGTSKPTPSVKLDDHFALMNWAARYYQQQLRQHPERERVIEYLKQRGLDGETVQRFGIGFAPPGWDSLLSQQRSNNQAQKLLAECGMLIEKEGGKRYDRFRDRLMFPIQDRRGRVIAFGGRVLGDDTPKYLNSPETPIFHKGRELYGLYPLRQASRNPERVLVVEGYMDVVALAQHGIDYAVASLGTSTTADHIQVLMRTASKEVVCCYDGDRAGREAAWRALETALPMLKSGKALKFMFLPDGEDPDTLVRQEGKEAFEARIEKAMPLSDYLFSHLSQDANMSSDEGKASFINTIRPLIDQIGDEVLRETLIQRLEKTLGWGARQHFQAPRAVAKPQQKAQQGRGTPIRRAIALLLQNPRLGYQLDPQVAVLHLPLGGIALLKGMLEACRPAPLTTAQLLERYRDSDDYGTLRKLLSWNMEVEEHLDKEFFDCLQWLNQRFLEHLSETLQQKARDGSITVEETRKLSDVLTILKRSPKASGH; from the coding sequence GTGGCCGGTCGAATTCCAAGAGACTTTATCGATCAACTTCTTTCACGTCTCGACATCGTCGAGCTGATTGATGGCCGGGTGAAGCTGAAAAAAGCGGGTAAGAACTACCACGCTTGTTGCCCCTTCCATAACGAAAAAACCCCCTCTTTTACCGTCAGTCAGGATAAGCAGTTCTATCACTGCTTCGGCTGTGGCGCGCACGGCAACGCCATCGACTTCGTGATGGAGTACGATCGGCTAGAGTTTGTCGACGCGATTGAAGAACTGGCGGGACAGCTCGGCATCGAAGTGCCGAGAGAATCCAGCGGCACAGGCCGCACGGGTCGCGGCCCTTCGGGCGGCACCAGCAAACCCACTCCCAGCGTTAAGCTTGACGACCATTTTGCCCTGATGAACTGGGCCGCTCGCTATTATCAGCAGCAACTGCGTCAGCACCCTGAGCGGGAGCGGGTGATCGAATACCTCAAGCAACGTGGCCTTGACGGCGAGACCGTGCAACGGTTTGGCATCGGCTTTGCGCCCCCGGGTTGGGACAGCCTGCTGTCACAGCAGCGCAGCAACAACCAGGCGCAGAAGCTGCTGGCCGAGTGCGGCATGTTGATTGAGAAAGAGGGTGGCAAGCGCTACGACCGCTTCCGCGATCGCCTGATGTTCCCCATCCAGGATCGCCGCGGCCGGGTGATCGCCTTCGGTGGCCGGGTACTGGGCGACGACACGCCGAAATACCTGAACTCACCGGAAACCCCCATCTTCCATAAAGGGCGCGAGCTGTACGGCTTGTACCCGCTGCGCCAGGCCAGCCGCAACCCGGAGCGGGTTTTGGTGGTCGAAGGCTATATGGATGTGGTGGCCCTGGCGCAACACGGCATCGACTACGCCGTGGCGTCATTGGGCACCTCCACCACAGCCGATCACATTCAGGTGTTGATGCGTACAGCATCGAAAGAGGTGGTGTGTTGTTACGACGGTGACCGCGCCGGCCGGGAGGCCGCTTGGCGCGCACTGGAGACCGCCCTGCCGATGCTGAAAAGCGGCAAGGCGTTGAAATTTATGTTCCTTCCTGATGGCGAAGACCCGGATACCCTGGTGCGTCAGGAGGGCAAAGAGGCCTTTGAAGCCCGCATCGAGAAAGCGATGCCGCTGTCGGATTACCTGTTCAGTCACCTGAGCCAGGACGCCAATATGAGCAGCGATGAGGGCAAGGCCAGCTTTATCAATACCATCCGTCCCCTGATCGACCAGATCGGCGACGAGGTACTGAGAGAGACCCTGATCCAGCGGTTGGAAAAGACCCTGGGTTGGGGCGCACGGCAACATTTTCAGGCCCCCCGGGCCGTTGCCAAACCGCAGCAGAAAGCCCAACAGGGCCGCGGCACTCCGATTCGTCGGGCCATTGCGCTGCTGCTGCAGAACCCAAGACTGGGTTACCAGCTCGACCCTCAAGTGGCGGTGTTGCACCTGCCGTTGGGGGGCATCGCCCTACTCAAAGGGATGCTCGAAGCGTGTCGGCCAGCGCCGCTAACGACAGCACAGCTTCTGGAGCGTTACCGGGACAGCGATGATTACGGCACGCTTCGTAAGTTATTGAGCTGGAATATGGAGGTGGAGGAGCACCTCGACAAAGAGTTTTTTGACTGCCTGCAATGGTTAAACCAGCGCTTTTTAGAGCATCTGTCTGAAACTCTGCAGCAGAAAGCCCGCGACGGCTCCATCACCGTCGAGGAAACGAGGAAGTTGTCCGACGTGCTGACAATACTCAAGCGGTCGCCGAAGGCTAGCGGCCACTAG
- a CDS encoding undecaprenyl-diphosphate phosphatase, which produces MDPIQAAILAIIQGLTEFLPISSSAHLILPAQMLGWEDQGLPFDVATHAGTLLAVMIYFRQDISNLLRHWLVSLTGEHSDTSRLAWYIILATIPAGLAGLLFNDIISTSLRSTTVIATTTLIFGLLLWYADATASERREVADVTWQLALLVGLAQMLALIPGTSRSGATITAALLLGFTRMAAARFSFLLSIPITAAAVGYETLTLVKEPQPVDWFPLLLGAGLAFVSAYACIHLFLKAIGRMGMKPFVIYRLGLAAVLFAFFV; this is translated from the coding sequence GTGGATCCGATCCAGGCGGCGATCCTCGCCATTATCCAGGGCCTGACTGAATTTCTGCCCATCTCCAGCTCCGCCCACCTGATCCTGCCTGCGCAGATGTTGGGGTGGGAAGATCAGGGTCTGCCGTTTGATGTGGCCACCCATGCCGGCACCCTGCTGGCGGTGATGATCTATTTCCGCCAAGACATCTCCAACCTGCTGCGCCACTGGCTGGTGTCGCTGACCGGAGAACACAGCGACACCAGCAGGCTGGCCTGGTACATCATTCTGGCTACCATTCCGGCCGGTCTGGCAGGGCTGCTGTTTAACGACATCATCTCCACCTCCCTGCGCTCTACCACGGTGATCGCCACCACCACGCTGATCTTCGGTCTGCTGCTGTGGTACGCCGATGCCACCGCCAGTGAGCGACGGGAAGTGGCGGACGTCACCTGGCAACTGGCGCTGCTGGTGGGCCTGGCCCAGATGCTGGCGCTGATCCCCGGTACCTCGCGTTCCGGTGCCACCATCACCGCCGCGCTGCTGCTGGGCTTCACCCGCATGGCCGCAGCCCGCTTCTCCTTCCTGCTGTCGATTCCGATCACTGCGGCCGCCGTGGGCTACGAGACCCTGACCCTGGTGAAAGAGCCGCAGCCGGTGGACTGGTTCCCGCTGCTGCTGGGTGCCGGCCTGGCGTTTGTCTCCGCTTACGCCTGTATCCACCTGTTCCTGAAGGCCATTGGCCGGATGGGCATGAAGCCGTTTGTGATCTACCGCCTCGGCCTCGCCGCGGTGCTGTTCGCCTTCTTTGTGTAA
- the rpoD gene encoding RNA polymerase sigma factor RpoD produces MDQTPQSQLKLLVAKGKEQGYLTYAEVNDHLPADMVDSDQIEDIIQMINDMGIQVFESAPDQDELMMSEDATDEDAAEAAAQALASVEGELGRTTDPVRMYMREMGTVELLTREGEILIAKRIEDGINQVQCSIAEYPEAISFLLDQWDRFEAEEIRLAEIISGFVTEEEEAPTATHVGSELPKEELDDEDEDEEEDDDDSDDDTSNGPDPEQAREKFTSLREHYELVQKAFAEHGRDSLEAAMLITRLSELFKEFRLVPKQFDVLVNNMRSMMDRVRVQERLIMKMCVEQAKMPKKNFLKLFAGHESETAWLQAEIDAGKSYSAALGEHQEELHRCIQKLAQIQEETGLSIAKIKDINRRMSIGEAKARRAKKEMVEANLRLVISIAKKYTNRGLQFLDLIQEGNIGLMKAVDKFEYRRGYKFSTYATWWIRQAITRSIADQARTIRIPVHMIETINKLNRISRQMLQEMGREPTPEELAERMMMPEDKIRKVLKIAKEPISMETPIGDDEDSHLGDFIEDTTLAQPVDSATAESLKAATAEVLAGLTAREAKVLRMRFGIEMNTDHTLEEVGKQFDVTRERIRQIEAKALRKLRHPSRSEILKSFLDE; encoded by the coding sequence ATGGATCAAACTCCGCAGTCGCAACTTAAGCTCCTGGTTGCCAAGGGCAAAGAGCAAGGCTATTTGACGTACGCCGAGGTGAATGATCACCTGCCGGCGGATATGGTCGACTCTGACCAGATCGAAGATATTATCCAGATGATCAACGACATGGGCATCCAGGTCTTTGAGTCCGCACCGGACCAAGACGAGCTCATGATGTCTGAGGACGCCACCGACGAAGACGCCGCAGAAGCGGCGGCTCAGGCCCTGGCCAGCGTTGAAGGCGAACTCGGCCGCACCACCGACCCGGTTCGCATGTACATGCGTGAAATGGGCACCGTGGAGCTGCTGACCCGCGAAGGCGAGATCCTGATCGCCAAGCGCATCGAAGACGGTATCAACCAGGTACAGTGCTCCATCGCCGAGTACCCGGAAGCGATCAGCTTCCTGCTGGATCAGTGGGACCGTTTCGAAGCAGAAGAGATTCGTCTGGCTGAGATCATCTCCGGCTTCGTGACCGAAGAGGAAGAAGCCCCGACCGCCACCCACGTGGGTTCCGAGCTGCCGAAAGAGGAGCTGGACGACGAGGATGAGGACGAGGAAGAGGACGACGACGACAGCGACGACGATACCTCCAACGGCCCGGATCCGGAACAAGCCCGCGAGAAGTTCACCTCCCTGCGTGAGCACTACGAACTGGTGCAGAAGGCGTTTGCCGAGCACGGTCGTGACTCTCTCGAAGCGGCGATGCTGATCACTCGTCTGTCTGAGCTGTTCAAAGAGTTCCGTCTGGTACCCAAGCAGTTCGACGTACTGGTCAACAACATGCGTTCCATGATGGACCGCGTTCGGGTGCAAGAGCGCCTGATCATGAAGATGTGTGTTGAGCAGGCCAAGATGCCGAAGAAGAACTTCCTCAAGCTCTTCGCTGGCCACGAGTCTGAAACTGCCTGGCTGCAAGCCGAAATCGATGCCGGTAAGTCTTACAGTGCCGCCCTGGGCGAGCACCAGGAAGAGCTGCACCGCTGCATCCAGAAGCTGGCCCAGATCCAGGAAGAGACCGGTCTCTCCATCGCCAAGATCAAAGACATCAACCGTCGTATGTCCATCGGTGAAGCCAAGGCTCGCCGAGCGAAGAAAGAGATGGTTGAAGCCAACTTGCGTCTGGTGATCTCCATTGCCAAGAAGTACACCAACCGTGGCCTGCAGTTCCTCGACCTGATCCAGGAAGGCAACATCGGTCTGATGAAGGCGGTGGACAAGTTCGAATACCGTCGTGGCTACAAGTTCTCCACTTACGCCACCTGGTGGATCCGTCAGGCCATCACCCGCTCCATTGCGGACCAGGCCCGCACCATCCGTATTCCGGTGCACATGATCGAGACCATCAACAAGCTCAACCGCATCTCTCGTCAGATGCTGCAGGAGATGGGCCGTGAGCCGACTCCGGAAGAGCTGGCTGAGCGCATGATGATGCCGGAAGACAAGATCCGTAAGGTGCTGAAGATCGCCAAAGAGCCGATCTCCATGGAGACGCCGATCGGTGACGATGAAGATTCCCATCTGGGCGACTTCATCGAAGATACCACTCTGGCCCAGCCGGTGGATTCCGCCACCGCTGAGAGCCTGAAGGCCGCCACCGCTGAAGTACTGGCTGGCCTGACCGCTCGTGAAGCCAAGGTACTGCGTATGCGCTTCGGTATCGAGATGAACACCGACCACACCCTGGAAGAGGTGGGCAAACAGTTTGACGTGACCCGTGAGCGTATCCGTCAGATTGAAGCCAAGGCACTGCGTAAGCTGCGCCACCCGTCCCGCTCTGAAATCCTGAAGAGCTTCCTGGACGAGTAA
- the rpsU gene encoding 30S ribosomal protein S21 produces the protein MPVIKVRENEPFDVALRRFKRSCEKAGVLSEVRRREHYEKPTTARKRAKAAASKRQAKKLARENARRTRLY, from the coding sequence ATGCCGGTAATCAAAGTTCGTGAAAATGAGCCCTTCGACGTAGCCCTGCGTCGTTTCAAGCGTTCCTGTGAGAAAGCAGGCGTACTGTCTGAAGTACGTCGTCGTGAGCACTACGAGAAGCCCACCACTGCTCGCAAGCGCGCTAAAGCTGCCGCTTCCAAGCGTCAAGCTAAGAAGCTGGCTCGCGAAAACGCCCGTCGTACTCGTCTGTACTGA
- the folK gene encoding 2-amino-4-hydroxy-6-hydroxymethyldihydropteridine diphosphokinase: MATIYISLGSNIEADTHIRRGLDDLARQYHNLIISSVFESEAVGFEGDNFLNLVARAETDQPIGEVVATFKAIEQAHGRQRGAKKFAPRTLDLDLLLYDEVQCQSPVELPRPEIYHNAFVLWPLAELAPDLVPPGQPHTLGALWQAYDKTQQQLWPVPFAWPRS; the protein is encoded by the coding sequence ATGGCCACCATCTACATCAGCCTGGGCAGCAATATCGAGGCTGACACCCACATCCGCCGCGGCCTGGATGACCTGGCGCGGCAGTACCACAACCTCATTATTTCGAGCGTGTTCGAGTCCGAAGCGGTCGGCTTTGAGGGGGACAACTTCCTCAATCTGGTGGCGCGGGCGGAAACCGACCAGCCCATCGGCGAGGTGGTGGCCACCTTTAAGGCGATTGAGCAGGCCCATGGCCGGCAACGGGGCGCGAAAAAATTTGCCCCCCGCACACTGGATCTTGATCTGCTTCTCTATGATGAAGTGCAGTGCCAATCGCCGGTGGAGTTGCCGCGTCCGGAGATCTACCATAACGCCTTCGTGCTCTGGCCCCTGGCCGAGCTGGCGCCGGACCTGGTGCCACCGGGCCAGCCCCACACCCTTGGGGCACTGTGGCAGGCTTACGATAAAACCCAGCAACAACTTTGGCCGGTGCCTTTTGCCTGGCCGCGTTCTTAA
- a CDS encoding GatB/YqeY domain-containing protein, producing MSLIEQLKDAQKAAMRAKEKARLGTIRLAMAAIKQVEVDTQTTLGEDEITAVLTKMVKQRRDSIKQYEEAGRQDLADVEAAEVLVLQEFLPQPLSEAELDALIEKAMADAGASSMQDMGKVMGLLKSQVQGRADMAVVSKKIKARLG from the coding sequence ATGTCTCTGATCGAGCAGCTTAAAGACGCCCAGAAGGCGGCCATGCGTGCCAAAGAAAAGGCACGCCTGGGCACCATCCGTCTGGCTATGGCCGCCATCAAACAGGTGGAAGTGGATACTCAAACCACCCTCGGCGAAGATGAGATCACTGCGGTGCTGACCAAAATGGTTAAGCAACGTCGCGACTCCATCAAGCAATACGAGGAGGCCGGTCGTCAGGATTTGGCCGATGTGGAAGCAGCCGAAGTGCTGGTTCTGCAGGAGTTTCTGCCCCAGCCGCTGAGCGAAGCTGAGCTGGACGCCCTGATTGAGAAAGCCATGGCTGACGCCGGCGCAAGCTCGATGCAGGACATGGGCAAAGTGATGGGCCTGCTGAAATCGCAGGTTCAGGGCCGCGCCGATATGGCCGTGGTGAGCAAAAAGATCAAGGCTCGCCTGGGTTAA
- a CDS encoding multifunctional CCA addition/repair protein: MQIYLVGGAVRDELLGLKVKDRDHLVVGASAEQMSALGYRQVGKSFPVFLHPKSGEEYALARTEKKVGHGYGGFDFDAAPTVTLEEDLIRRDLTINAMARDEQGVIHDPYNGRADLDARLLRHVSDAFVEDPLRVLRVARFAARFHGLGFTVADETLALMQQLSDSGELDYLSAERVWQETERALGEPHPEVYFEVLQRCHALPRLFPELAALSGVPQPPQWHGGLDAWQHTLMALQQAVALGASGAERFAVLVHDLGKGLTPAEQWPRHIGHEHASIKPVQALCQRLRVPNEWRELALLVAELHLKVHRAEELKPATLVRLFDQLDGWRKPERFAQVLRCCQCDAQGRPGQTEAPYPAADYLQAALAEANQVAVKAVVADGFTGAAIRDELSRRRIDALAQWKAAR; this comes from the coding sequence GTGCAGATCTACCTGGTTGGCGGCGCTGTCCGCGATGAACTTTTGGGCCTGAAGGTCAAAGACCGCGACCACCTGGTGGTGGGCGCCAGCGCCGAGCAGATGAGTGCACTGGGCTATCGCCAGGTGGGCAAGAGCTTCCCGGTGTTCCTGCACCCCAAAAGCGGTGAGGAGTACGCCCTCGCCCGCACCGAAAAGAAGGTGGGCCACGGCTATGGCGGCTTTGACTTCGATGCAGCGCCAACGGTGACGCTGGAGGAGGATCTGATCCGCCGCGACCTGACCATCAACGCCATGGCCCGGGATGAGCAGGGGGTGATCCACGACCCCTACAACGGCCGGGCGGACCTCGATGCCCGCCTGCTGCGCCACGTCTCCGATGCGTTTGTGGAAGACCCGCTGCGGGTGCTGCGGGTCGCGCGCTTTGCCGCCCGTTTCCATGGCCTGGGCTTTACCGTGGCAGACGAGACGCTGGCACTGATGCAGCAACTCAGTGACAGCGGTGAGTTGGATTACCTGAGCGCCGAGCGGGTCTGGCAGGAGACCGAGCGCGCCCTGGGCGAACCGCACCCGGAGGTCTACTTTGAGGTGCTGCAGCGCTGCCACGCCCTGCCCCGCCTGTTCCCGGAACTGGCGGCACTGAGCGGTGTGCCGCAGCCTCCCCAATGGCACGGCGGCCTCGACGCCTGGCAGCACACCCTGATGGCTCTGCAGCAAGCGGTCGCCCTCGGTGCCAGCGGTGCCGAACGCTTTGCCGTGCTGGTGCATGACCTGGGCAAGGGGCTGACTCCAGCGGAACAGTGGCCACGCCACATCGGCCATGAACACGCCAGCATCAAGCCGGTTCAGGCCCTGTGTCAGCGTCTTCGGGTGCCCAACGAGTGGCGCGAGCTGGCGCTGCTGGTGGCGGAGCTGCACCTGAAAGTGCACCGCGCTGAAGAGCTGAAACCCGCCACCCTGGTGCGGCTGTTTGATCAGCTCGACGGCTGGCGCAAGCCGGAGCGTTTCGCCCAGGTGCTGCGCTGCTGCCAGTGTGACGCCCAGGGTCGGCCGGGCCAGACCGAAGCCCCCTACCCGGCCGCCGACTACCTGCAGGCGGCGCTGGCCGAAGCCAATCAGGTGGCAGTAAAAGCGGTGGTGGCCGATGGCTTTACCGGCGCCGCCATCCGCGATGAACTGAGCCGCCGACGCATCGACGCGCTGGCCCAGTGGAAAGCGGCCCGTTAA
- the folB gene encoding dihydroneopterin aldolase: MTDQVFIQGLECQAVIGVFEWEKQIRQTLLLDLEMAWDNRAAAAADDYSKALCYDTVSKAVTALVQDHPHELVETVAEKVADLILTRFQVAGVRVRVSKPGAVANARTVGVQIQRGTF, encoded by the coding sequence ATGACCGACCAGGTATTTATCCAGGGGCTCGAATGTCAGGCCGTGATCGGCGTATTTGAGTGGGAAAAACAGATCCGCCAGACCCTGTTGCTGGATCTGGAGATGGCCTGGGACAACCGCGCCGCCGCCGCCGCCGACGATTACAGCAAAGCGCTGTGCTACGACACCGTGTCCAAGGCGGTGACCGCCCTGGTGCAGGACCACCCCCATGAGCTGGTGGAAACCGTGGCAGAGAAAGTGGCAGACCTTATCCTGACCCGGTTCCAGGTAGCCGGAGTGCGGGTTCGCGTGAGTAAGCCCGGTGCGGTGGCCAATGCCCGTACCGTGGGTGTGCAGATCCAGCGCGGAACCTTCTGA